Below is a genomic region from Longimicrobium sp..
GAGGGGGAGACTACGCGCGAGGTGGCGCACCCGCCCTGCCTCGAATACCCGCCTCCGCACGCCGATGCCGTAGGGGCAGACCTGCGTGTCTGCCCGCCCTCGCCGCCGCACCTACGCCCGAAACCGTCACGCCTTCCGCGCCGCCACGCCGAACATCAACGGCAGGTCGGGGACGCCGGCCGGCGGATGGAAGCGGCGGTGCTCGTCGGGGCGCGTCGCGGCGGGAAGCAGGCATCCGTTGCTGTACGGCCACTCGCGCAGCGCCTCCAGGGTGAGCCCGGCGTCCAGCAGCGCCGTCGCCACGTCCGAGATGCCCCACGCGAACTCCCAGGTGGGGTGCGGGTTGCGGAAGTCCTGCACGCCCGGCTCACCCTGCGCGCCGTGCAGCAGCCCCTCGCCCGAGGCGGCCACATAGTCGCCGATCCCATCCGGCTCGGGGATCGGCGTGCCGTAGGAGCGGTACGGGTGGCGCGGGCGCAGGTCCTCCCCCAGCGTCATCGTCGCGGGGTGGAACTCCACCAGCACGAACCTCCCGCCCGGCCGCAGCACCCCCGCGATCCCCCGCCCCCACGCATTCAGGTCAGAGAGCCACCCCACCGCGCCGTACGACGAGAAGACGCGGTCGAACGTGCGCCCCGCCTCCGCCGCCTCACGCAGCCAGTCGTACACGTCCGCGCGCTCGAACTCCGCCGCGATCCCGCTCCCCGCCGACAGCTCGCGCGCGAAGCGGATCGCCTCGTCGCTGATGTCCACCCCCGTCGCGCGGGCGCCCCGGCGAGCTAGGGAGAGCGTGTCCTGCCCCGCGTTGCACTGCAGGTGCAGCAGCTCCAATCCATCCAGCTCCCCCAGCAACTCCAGCTCCTCGGGAAAGAGGGTGTCGCCGCCGGCGCGAAAGAACGCCGCCTGGTCGCCCTTGTGGCTGTTGTGCGCGACGGTGGCGGCGTTCCACGAAACCCGGTTCTGCTCGTGTAGATCGCGCTGCGTCATTTTTCAGAAAGAAGATGTCGACGAACGGCGTCACACAGAGGCACAGAGATGAACTACAAGGCGCAGAGAACGCCTTCCGCGGTTCCTTCCGTGCCCCTCTTCGTCTCTGTGTAAAATGTTACGATTCAGCCATCCGCGAACTCCAGCGCGACCGCGGGTCCTACGATCGAGCCCGGGATGCTGGCCAGGAAGAACATCATCCCGACGTCGAAATGCTCTTCCTTCAACAGCAGCACGACCGGTACCATCGCGCCGTAGACGCAGAAGCCACCCAGAACCCCGATGAGGTACCTTCGAATGGCCAGGTGCGCCACACGCTGGAGCAGCCAGTATACCGTGGCTGCGGTCAGCGTTCCCGCGAAGTAGCCGGGATACACCAGAAGGACCGGCGCTGCGCCCCAGCCGTCGGTGAGGAAGCCTATCGCGATGGGTATGGTGGCGATCGCGCTCAGCCCGGCCGCGGCAAGCAGAGAGACGCCCCACGCGTCGCGCAGCGGAGTACGCTTTTTCGCCGGCGGACGCGGGTTCCAGCGGCTCGCAGCCCACAGAAGCACCGTGGCCTGCACGCCGAGGACAGCCAGCGGCACCGCGGCCGCGTGCCGCGCCGCGAACGCGGGGGCCACGAGCACCACGGCCGAACCGACAGCCACGGCCAACACGCTCATCCCGTGGACCTTGCCGGGGCCTACCGTCCGCGCGATCAGCACCACAACGACGAACACCGCCAGACCCACGCCCAGCGCGTGCGGGTATGCGCGGAGCGGCAGCACGACGGCGGAAAGGACCAGGTAGAGCGCGGCGACGGATATCGCGACGCGAGAGTCCACGTCCGAGGGCACCACGCTCAGCCTGGTCCACCTCATAGACACTCGGTTTAGGATGGGCTGAAGAAAGCCACGCAGGAACCCCTCCCGCTGTTCTTTCGGTTTTCTTTGCGGCTCTGTGTGAGGCTTTTTCACCCCTCCAGCAGCCCGATGATCGTCTCCAGCGAGTCGGCGTCCTCGGGCTTCTTGTCGGTGCGCCAGCGCAGGATGCGGGGGAAGCGCACCGCCACGCCGCTCTTGTGGCGCGGCGAGCGCTGGATCCCCTCGAAGGCCAGCTCGAACACCAGCTCCGGCTTCACCGTGCGCACCGGCCCGAACTTCTGCAGCGAGTTGCGCCGCACCCACGCATCCACCTGGCGGATCTCCGCGTCGGTGAGGCCGCTGTACGCCTTGGCGAAGGGCACCAGCTCGCCGTCCTTCCACACGGCGAAAGTGTAGTCGGTGTAGAGCGACGCGCGCCGTCCATGCCCCCGCTGCGCGTACACCATCACCGCGTCCAGCGTGAACGGCTCCACCTTCCACTTCCACCAGTCGCCGCGCCGCCGGCCGGTGCGATAGGGTGAGTCGAGGCGCTTCAGCATCAGCCCCTCCGATGCGCGCTCGCGGGCGCCGCGGTACGCCTCGATCACCGCGTCCCAGTCGCTTGCCGGCACGATGGGGGAGAGCGGGATGCGGTCCGCGGCGCCGGTGGGTACGGAGGCGATCAGCTCCTCCAGCCGTGCGCGGCGCCAGCGTAGCGGCTCCTCGCGCACGTCGCGGCCCTCGATCTCCAACAGGTCGTAGGCGAGGATGACGACGGGGACCTCGGCCAGGATCTTGGGGCCCAGCACCTTGCGCCCGATGCGCCGCTGGAGCTGCGCAAAGGGGAGCGGGCCGCCTTCCTTCCACGGAAGGATCTCGCCGTCGAGCACGGTGCCGTCGGGCAGGAGGCCGGCGGCGCGCGCCAGCTCGGGGAAGCGCTCCGTGATCAGCTCCTCGCCGCGCGACCAGAGGTAGACGTTGCCGCGCCGGCGAATCATCTGCGCGCGGATGCCGTCCCACTTCCACTCCGCCTGCCACTCGCCGGCATCGCCCAGCGACTCGGGGCCGGCTTCGAGGGCGTAGGCCAGGTAGAATGGGTAGGGACGGCTGGCGTCCGCGTCGCTGGTGTCGGCGCCGAAGAGGCGAGTGTAGAAGCCGGGCGTGGGCTCCCACGCGCCCATCAGCCGGTGCGCCACCGTGGGCTCGTCCACATTGCCGACGCGGGCGAGGGCGCGCACCACCAGGTTCTGCGACACGCCCACGCGAAAGGCGCCGGTGATCAGCTTGTTCCACACGTACGCCTCGGGGCCGCTGAGCTCGGCCCACGCACCCCGCATCGCCGCGCGCTGGCCGGCCTCGTCCTCGTGGCGCATGGGCAGGAGGCGCTCCTCCACCCAGCGGTGCAGCGGAAGGTCCTCGCGCTCCTCGGAGGGCGGCGGAAGGAGGAGGGTAATCGTCTCCGCCAGGTCGCCCACGGCCTCGTGGCACTCGGCGAACATCCACTCCGGCACGCCGCCCATCTCCATCGCCCACTCCGCCAGCCTGCGCGCCGGCACCAGCCGCTTGGGCCGCCTTCCAATCAGGAAGTGCACCGCCCACGCCGCGTCCTCCGGCGCCGCCGACGCGAAGTAGCGCGCCAGCGCGTCGACCTTTTCGCTGGTGCGCGTCGTCTCGTCCAGCTCGGCGTACAGCTCGGCGAACGCTCTCATCGCGGCGACCCTCCGCACGATCCACACCTGAACGGCAATCTCAGAGGGTCCCTGCATCCCTCTTCCTTTCTTGCCGTTTCCTCTGTGGCTCTGGTGTGAGGCTTTACTGGACGATCACGTCGCGCTTCATCCAGATGTCGTAGTCGTTGGCTCCCGCAACTACCTGGTGACCCCAGGACAGGAGCACCTGCCCCGCGGTAGTCCCCAGCACCGCATGCGGCTCCACGTCGGCGAGGTCCGCATCGGCGGTCAGGGCGGTCGCGGCGCTCCAGGTGAGGCCGTCCGCGCTGGTGCGGTAGACGACGTTGTAGTTCCCCGTGCCCTGCGCCACGATGTACGGCAGGAAGAAGCTCCCGTTCGGCATCACGATGGGCGCCGAGTCGTGGTTGTCGTCGGCCTGCGAGATCGGCCTGGCGGCGGCGGTCCAGTTGTACGGATCGGACGAGGTCTCCACGAACAGGTCCATCTTGCCGTCGCTTCCGGCGGACTGGTACGTCACCAGGTACAGCCCGTCGCTGGCGCGCTTCGCGATGCGGGGGAGCGCGGCGGACGTGGTGGTGATGGCGGTCTTGCGC
It encodes:
- a CDS encoding class I SAM-dependent methyltransferase: MTQRDLHEQNRVSWNAATVAHNSHKGDQAAFFRAGGDTLFPEELELLGELDGLELLHLQCNAGQDTLSLARRGARATGVDISDEAIRFARELSAGSGIAAEFERADVYDWLREAAEAGRTFDRVFSSYGAVGWLSDLNAWGRGIAGVLRPGGRFVLVEFHPATMTLGEDLRPRHPYRSYGTPIPEPDGIGDYVAASGEGLLHGAQGEPGVQDFRNPHPTWEFAWGISDVATALLDAGLTLEALREWPYSNGCLLPAATRPDEHRRFHPPAGVPDLPLMFGVAARKA
- a CDS encoding ATP-dependent DNA ligase encodes the protein MRAFAELYAELDETTRTSEKVDALARYFASAAPEDAAWAVHFLIGRRPKRLVPARRLAEWAMEMGGVPEWMFAECHEAVGDLAETITLLLPPPSEEREDLPLHRWVEERLLPMRHEDEAGQRAAMRGAWAELSGPEAYVWNKLITGAFRVGVSQNLVVRALARVGNVDEPTVAHRLMGAWEPTPGFYTRLFGADTSDADASRPYPFYLAYALEAGPESLGDAGEWQAEWKWDGIRAQMIRRRGNVYLWSRGEELITERFPELARAAGLLPDGTVLDGEILPWKEGGPLPFAQLQRRIGRKVLGPKILAEVPVVILAYDLLEIEGRDVREEPLRWRRARLEELIASVPTGAADRIPLSPIVPASDWDAVIEAYRGARERASEGLMLKRLDSPYRTGRRRGDWWKWKVEPFTLDAVMVYAQRGHGRRASLYTDYTFAVWKDGELVPFAKAYSGLTDAEIRQVDAWVRRNSLQKFGPVRTVKPELVFELAFEGIQRSPRHKSGVAVRFPRILRWRTDKKPEDADSLETIIGLLEG